Proteins from a single region of Echeneis naucrates chromosome 14, fEcheNa1.1, whole genome shotgun sequence:
- the LOC115054025 gene encoding UDP-glucuronosyltransferase 2C1-like, translating into MSLHPMCGVFVLLSICLISFTTPCYGGNILVFPVDGSHWINMKVLVEELHARGHNITVVRSSNSWYIAEKSPLYTSFTVQIKENLEEFFGKYLKNHLKMEREGASALTFLKLTKDFISMVSEGHFLWCEAISEIFDDPNRVKSLIDAQYDLVLTDPAVSAGVVLAKYLKLPLVLNVRWIPSGEGHFAVAPSPLSYIPVPGSGLTDKMDFMQRIKNLFFHSIIVLQQKFVVGPHYNALCDKYIEGGCDVFSLLQEADIWLFRSDFVFDFPRPTMPNIVYIGGFQCKPAQPLPADLEQFVQSAGEHGVIIMTLGTLVNALPAEVAEEIASVFAKMPQKVIWRHKGERPSTLGNNTLIVDWMPQKDLLGHPQTKVFVAHGGTNGVQEAIYHGVPVLGIPLFFDQYDNLLRLQERGAGKIILLADVNSQTFEQALKEVLHQESYRQNIERLSRLHRDQPIAPMDRAVFWVEYVMRHKGAPHLCTEAYKMPWYSYYCVDVMVFLLSAAAVLLLSTLAIFRFLCCSRKRKTKDKQH; encoded by the exons CTGATTTCCTTCACAACGCCTTGCTATGGAGGAAACATCCTGGTGTTCCCCGTAGATGGGAGTCACTGGATCAACATGAAGGTCCTGGTGGAAGAACTTCATGCCAGAGGACACAACATCACTGTGGTCAGAAGCTCCAACAGCTGGTACATCGCAGAGAAGTCTCCTCTCTACACATCCTTTACAGTTCAAATTAAGGAAAATCTTGAAgaattttttggaaaataccTGAAGAATCATTTGAAG atggagagagaaggagcttCAGCACTGACCTTCTTAAAACTTACCAAAGATTTCATTTCTATGGTTTCTGAGGGCCATTTCTTGTGGTGTGAAGCCATTTCTGAAATCTTTGATGATCCGAATAGAGTCAAAAGTTTAATTGATGCCCAATATGACCTTGTTCTCACTGACCCAGCTGTATCAGCAGGGGTTGTGTTAGCTAAGTATCTGAAGCTTCCCCTGGTGCTCAATGTTCGCTGGATCCCCAGTGGAGAAGGACACTTTGCAGTGGCCCCCTCACCCCTCTCTTATATCCCAGTGCCAGGATCAGGCTTAACTGATAAGATGGATTTCATGCAGAGGATCAAGAActtgttttttcacagcatCATAGTTTTACAGCAGAAATTTGTCGTTGGGCCACATTATAATGCACTCTGTGATAAATACATTGAAGGTGGATGTGACGTCTTCTCACTTCTTCAAGAAGCTGACATTTGGCTGTTCAGgtctgattttgtgtttgacttccCTCGGCCCACTATGCCAAATATTGTCTACATCGGAGGGTTTCAGTGCAAACCAGCCCAACCTCTGCCAGCAGACCTGGAACAGTTTGTTCAGAGTGCTGGGGAGCATGGAGTGATCATCATGACTCTGGGGACGTTGGTTAATGCCTTGCCTGCAGAGGTTGCAGAGGAAATTGCCAGCGTCTTTGCCAAAATGCCTCAGAAG GTGATATGGAGACACAAAGGGGAGCGACCTTCCACTTTGGGCAACAACACCCTGATAGTGGACTGGATGCCACAGAAGGACCTCCTGGGCCACCCACAGACCAAAGTCTTTGTAGCTCACGGAGGAACCAACGGGGTCCAGGAGGCCATTTATCATGGCGTCCCTGTACTTGGCATCCCCCTGTTCTTTGACCAATATGACAACCTTCTACGTCTGCAGGAGAGAGGAGCTGGAAAGATCATTCTGTTAGCTGATGTTAACAGTCAGACTTTTGAACAAGCTCTAAAGGAAGTTCTCCATCAAGAAAGCTACAGACAGAACATAGAAAGACTGTCACGTTTGCACAGAGATCAGCCGATAGCACCCATGGATCGGGCCGTCTTCTGGGTGGAATATGTTATGCGCCATAAAGGGGCTCCACACCTGTGTACAGAGGCTTATAAGATGCCCTGGTACTCATACTACTGTGTGGATGTAATGGTGTTTTTGCTAAGTGCAGcggctgtgctgctgctctctacTTTGGCCATTTTCAGGTTTCTGTGCTGCAGCCGTAAGAGAAagaccaaagacaaacaacactgA